The Oryza glaberrima chromosome 9, OglaRS2, whole genome shotgun sequence genome includes a window with the following:
- the LOC127785237 gene encoding putative ubiquitin-conjugating enzyme E2 38 isoform X1 translates to MFNQQTVAHEIIDLDANDDPDGVMIICEKASSHKSNHSVSHPSDWPKHPKSGLAEDVPGPSHQPGTSTVLPWGCTTPGRPRKHKEIKTVDNKIDEKYKAFKQFDTVTDHSDHYYSMSGKGNVPEVKKPSKGWVRRIQHEWKVLEKDLPGTPYHDGLFFFDVYFPSQYPKKPPLVNYRSGGLRLNPNLYDSGKVCLSLLNTWSGHGCEKWNPSNSTMLQVLVSIQALVLNAKPYFNEPGYAASANTPQGEKMSMAYNESTFLLSCRTMLYSLRNPPKHFEDFARVHFCKYGRNILVGCKAYMNGAQVGCLAGNGVHDVDEGDKSCSANFKGSLKTLFDELIKEFTRIGVHCHEFQPQRVNPGSTRAKADTTLRL, encoded by the exons ATGTTTAATCAACAGACTGTTGCTCACGAAATAATTGATCTCGACGCCAATGATGATCCTGATGGAGTTATGATAATTTGTGAGAAGGCGTCGAGTCACAAGAGTAATCATTCTGTTAGTCATCCTTCGGATTGGCCAAAGCATCCAAAG AGTGGCTTGGCTGAGGATGTTCCTGGTCCAAGCCATCAACCTGGCACGAGCACAGTTCTACCATGGGGATGCACAACTCCTGGGAGACCACGGAAGCATAAGGAAATTAAAACCGTGGATAATAAAATTGATGAGAAGTATAAGGCATTTAAGCAGTTTGATACTGTTACCGACCACAGTGATCACTATTATTCAATGTCAGGCAAAGGGAATGTTCCTGAAGTCAAGAAG CCATCCAAGGGCTGGGTGAGGCGGATTCAACATGAATGGAAAGTTCTGGAGAAAGATTTGCCAG GCACTCCTTACCatgatggacttttctttttCGATGTATATTTCCCTTCCCAGTATCCCAAGAAACCTCCA CTAGTGAACTACCGCTCGGGAGGGTTGCGGCTTAATCCAAATCTCTATGATAGCGGGAAAGTCTGTCTTAGCCTATTGAACACTTGGTCTGGGCATGGGTGTGAGAAGTGGAACCCATCCAATTCAACCATGCTGCAGGTCCTAGTCTCCATTCAGGCCTTGGTGTTGAATGCAAAACCTTATTTTAATGAACCTGGTTATGCAGCTTCTGCTAACACACCCCAGGGGGAGAAAATGTCCATGGCTTATAATGAATCGACATTTCTCCTATCCTGCAGAACAATGCTGTATTCTCTTCGGAATCCACCGAAG CATTTTGAAGACTTCGCAAGGGTTCATTTTTGCAAGTACGGGCGCAATATCCTCGTAGGATGCAAGGCCTACATGAATGGTGCCCAAGTTGGATGCCTTGCAGGAAACGGAGTGCATGATGTTGATGAAGGCGACAAAAGCTGCTCAGCGAACTTCAAAGGCTCCTTGAAGACGTTATTTGATGAACTCATCAAGGAATTTACCCGGATAGGAGTTCATTGCCATGAATTCCAGCCTCAGAGGGTGAATCCTGGGTCTACCAGAGCCAAGGCGGACACCACATTGAGGCTATGA
- the LOC127785238 gene encoding receptor-like cytoplasmic kinase 176 — protein sequence MSATQKKFKWWGPHGPHMSATPPFFPLHSLSSSSSSLLHVRRGKEARRRDHPPHRHHPQRAATAGIFIFLLAAAAAAAGIFVFLLRHHCLHLRLPPRSHRRSNRDKQAGDDDVEMAEGRNNKVADGGGFGMVLLEMLTGMRALDTGRPALQHSLVEWAKPYLADRRKLAWLVDPRLEGQYPSRATQLTLRCLSGDPRSRPSMAEVVAQRPPVLPRRHLLQPTSSSLSRRPLQPASSSLHRPGAGER from the coding sequence atgtcagctacacaaaaaaaatttaaatggtgGGGCCctcatgggccccacatgtcagctactcctcccttcttccccctccattctctctcttcttcatcGTCCTCTCTTCTTCATGTGCGCAGGGGAaaggaggcgaggcgacgggacCATCCCCCACACCGACACCACCCCcagcgcgccgccaccgccggcatcttcatcttcctcctcgccgccgccgccgctgccgccggcatcttcgtcttcctcctccgccatcaCTGCCTgcatcttcgtcttcctcctcgctccCACCGCCGCAGCAACCGCGACAAGCAggctggcgacgacgacgtggagaTGGCCGAGGGGAGGAACAACAAGGTCGCCGACGGTGGTGGGTTCGGCATGGTGCTGCTGGAGATGCTGACGGGAATGCGGGCGCTAGACACGGGGAGGCCGGCGCTGCAGCACAGCCTCGTGGAGTGGGCCAAGCCGTACCTGGCGGACCGGCGGAAGCTGGCGTGGCTGGTGGACCCGCGGCTGGAGGGGCAGTACCCGTCCAGGGCAACCCAGCTCACGCTGCGCTGCCTCTCCGGGGACCCCAGGAGCCGGCCCTCCATGGCCGAGGTCGTCGCCCAGCGCCCCCCAGTGCTGCCACGCCGTCACCTGCTCCAGCCGACCTCCTCGTCGctcagccgccgcccgctccagCCGGCCTCCTCGTCGCTCCACCGCCCAGGAGCGGGAGAGAGataa
- the LOC127785237 gene encoding putative ubiquitin-conjugating enzyme E2 38 isoform X2, with protein sequence MAEGEGSSSRRWALGDPDVVEVSPEAAAAARWSSARLKRKRTEGLSTVAHEIIDLDANDDPDGVMIICEKASSHKSNHSVSHPSDWPKHPKSGLAEDVPGPSHQPGTSTVLPWGCTTPGRPRKHKEIKTVDNKIDEKYKAFKQFDTVTDHSDHYYSMSGKGNVPEVKKPSKGWVRRIQHEWKVLEKDLPGTIFVRVYEDRMELLRAVIVGPAGTPYHDGLFFFDVYFPSQYPKKPPLVNYRSGGLRLNPNLYDSGKVCLSLLNTWSGHGCEKWNPSNSTMLQVLVSIQALVLNAKPYFNEPGYAASANTPQGEKMSMAYNESTFLLSCRTMLYSLRNPPKHFEDFARVHFCKYGRNILVGCKAYMNGAQVGCLAGNGVHDVDEGDKSCSANFKGSLKTLFDELIKEFTRIGVHCHEFQPQRVNPGSTRAKADTTLRL encoded by the exons AtggcggagggggagggctCCTCTTCCAG GAGGTGGGCGTTGGGCGATCCGGATGTCGTCGAGGtgtcgccggaggcggcggcggcggcgcgttggAGCTCCGCGCGCCTGAAGCGGAAGCGCACGGAAGGCCTCTct ACTGTTGCTCACGAAATAATTGATCTCGACGCCAATGATGATCCTGATGGAGTTATGATAATTTGTGAGAAGGCGTCGAGTCACAAGAGTAATCATTCTGTTAGTCATCCTTCGGATTGGCCAAAGCATCCAAAG AGTGGCTTGGCTGAGGATGTTCCTGGTCCAAGCCATCAACCTGGCACGAGCACAGTTCTACCATGGGGATGCACAACTCCTGGGAGACCACGGAAGCATAAGGAAATTAAAACCGTGGATAATAAAATTGATGAGAAGTATAAGGCATTTAAGCAGTTTGATACTGTTACCGACCACAGTGATCACTATTATTCAATGTCAGGCAAAGGGAATGTTCCTGAAGTCAAGAAG CCATCCAAGGGCTGGGTGAGGCGGATTCAACATGAATGGAAAGTTCTGGAGAAAGATTTGCCAG GTACAATTTTTGTACGAGTTTATGAGGATAGGATGGAACTACTTAGGGCTGTCATTGTTGGACCTGCAGGCACTCCTTACCatgatggacttttctttttCGATGTATATTTCCCTTCCCAGTATCCCAAGAAACCTCCA CTAGTGAACTACCGCTCGGGAGGGTTGCGGCTTAATCCAAATCTCTATGATAGCGGGAAAGTCTGTCTTAGCCTATTGAACACTTGGTCTGGGCATGGGTGTGAGAAGTGGAACCCATCCAATTCAACCATGCTGCAGGTCCTAGTCTCCATTCAGGCCTTGGTGTTGAATGCAAAACCTTATTTTAATGAACCTGGTTATGCAGCTTCTGCTAACACACCCCAGGGGGAGAAAATGTCCATGGCTTATAATGAATCGACATTTCTCCTATCCTGCAGAACAATGCTGTATTCTCTTCGGAATCCACCGAAG CATTTTGAAGACTTCGCAAGGGTTCATTTTTGCAAGTACGGGCGCAATATCCTCGTAGGATGCAAGGCCTACATGAATGGTGCCCAAGTTGGATGCCTTGCAGGAAACGGAGTGCATGATGTTGATGAAGGCGACAAAAGCTGCTCAGCGAACTTCAAAGGCTCCTTGAAGACGTTATTTGATGAACTCATCAAGGAATTTACCCGGATAGGAGTTCATTGCCATGAATTCCAGCCTCAGAGGGTGAATCCTGGGTCTACCAGAGCCAAGGCGGACACCACATTGAGGCTATGA